The following proteins are encoded in a genomic region of Ornithodoros turicata isolate Travis chromosome 6, ASM3712646v1, whole genome shotgun sequence:
- the LOC135398602 gene encoding uncharacterized protein LOC135398602, with the protein MMLVAFTSQHHRDWDLRLTELAFATRTTVNRSTGFTPAFLNLGREAPSPVENVLGLWDGSTQPPYSRYPEDLQSRLDVAARMARENLDVARMDQARQSNRGRRNLTYSVGDLVLRRTHPLSDASRGFAASLADRWDGTFEVSACSSCLTYRLRRCDTGEEAGPVHISDLKTYHLRDPEGGEAPLQPPPQDLDDDPAPGPSSRYSFRSRRRRT; encoded by the coding sequence ATGATgctggttgcttttactagtcagcaccaccgtgattgggaccttcgcctgactgagctggcgttcgctacacggacaacggtcaacagatctacagggttcaccccggcgttcctgaacttggggcGAGAGGCTCCTTCTCCAGTAGAGAATGTCCTGGGCCTCTGGGATGGCAGtacccagcctccttattcaaggtacCCTGAGGACCTCCAGAGCCGACTGGACGTCGCAGCTCGGATGGCTCGGGAGAACTTGGACGTCGCAAGgatggaccaggctcgccagtccAACCGTGGACGACGGaatctcacctacagcgtcggtgaccttgtccttcgacggactcacccgcttagtgatgcgtcacgcggctttgcagcttcgctcgcagataggtgggatggcaccttcgaggtaagtgcgtgctcctcctgCCTGACTTACAGacttcgtcgctgcgacactGGCGAGGAAGCTGGGCCAGTACACATCTCGGATCTGAAAACTTACCACCTCCGCGACCCCGAGGGCGGAGAAGCACCTCTTCAGCCTCCACCTCAAGACCTGGACGACGATCCCGCTCCCGGACCCTCCAGTCGCTACAGTTTCCGTTCCCGCAGGCGACGCACGTAG